A single window of Pseudarthrobacter defluvii DNA harbors:
- a CDS encoding IclR family transcriptional regulator, protein MPRLTPAVVRSLDVLELFMDARHGLSAPEVVQRTGLPRTTVHELLTTLTERKYLRRDDATATYHLGLSVFRLGNAFAERLDLHAVGLRIAQSVGRECDETVNVGILDGADVVYVCKVDSTQSVRMVSRMGGRLPASCTAVGKALLAYLPDAERKRIFAKGLAKLTPKSITEPHALANVLDEIRASGLAFESGESTPDVSCVAAPVRDHTGAVVAALSISVPDMRWNQRPVEEWSALAADGAARLSAELGYR, encoded by the coding sequence GTGCCCCGCTTGACCCCCGCCGTCGTGAGGAGCCTTGACGTACTGGAGCTTTTCATGGATGCCCGCCACGGCCTCTCCGCCCCCGAAGTGGTGCAACGAACCGGCCTTCCGCGGACCACCGTCCACGAACTGCTCACCACCCTGACGGAGCGCAAATACCTCCGCCGGGACGATGCCACTGCCACCTACCATCTGGGGCTGAGCGTCTTCCGGCTGGGCAACGCGTTCGCCGAACGGCTGGACCTGCACGCCGTCGGGCTGCGCATCGCCCAGTCCGTGGGCAGGGAGTGCGACGAGACCGTGAATGTGGGAATCCTCGACGGCGCGGACGTGGTGTACGTCTGCAAGGTGGACAGCACCCAGTCCGTGCGCATGGTCTCGCGCATGGGCGGCCGGCTTCCGGCGAGCTGCACCGCCGTGGGCAAGGCCCTTCTGGCGTACCTGCCGGACGCCGAACGCAAGCGCATCTTCGCAAAGGGCCTTGCCAAACTGACCCCCAAAAGCATCACTGAACCCCACGCACTCGCCAACGTCCTGGACGAGATCCGTGCCTCCGGGCTGGCCTTCGAGTCCGGGGAGTCCACCCCGGACGTTTCCTGCGTGGCTGCGCCGGTCCGGGATCACACCGGCGCAGTGGTGGCCGCCCTGAGCATCTCCGTTCCGGACATGCGCTGGAACCAGCGCCCGGTGGAGGAATGGTCGGCGCTGGCGGCCGACGGCGCTGCCCGCTTGAGTGCCGAGCTCGGCTACCGCTGA
- a CDS encoding alpha-hydroxy acid oxidase translates to MEDRQIPKWSEIRELLQFRSFEMDPVQRRLARAFTIADLRAMAQKTTPKAVFNYTDGAAEEEITIARCRQAYRDVEFSPAVLRDVSDPDPSTELLGRTIDFPLVLAPTGYTRMMHNDGEKAVARVAARNNVPYTLSTVGTTTVEDLAKAVPDGNNWFQLYIAKDRSKTEGLLERVLASGYEVLMVTVDTQVGGSRVRELRDGLTIPPTLSPKTFADMALHPSWWFDKLTTPPIEFASLRGFGGNSAEVADQVFDPALTFEDIEWLRRVWPHKLLVKGIQTVRDAERVVKLGCDGVVLSNHGGRQLDRSPTILRILPQVREALGAGPTVLIDSGIMSGSDILAAVGLGADAAMVGRAYLYGLMAGGERGAAHAVKILRSQYVRSMQLLGVKSTAGISGDHVALAG, encoded by the coding sequence ATGGAGGACCGTCAGATACCCAAGTGGTCCGAGATCCGGGAACTTCTCCAGTTCCGCAGCTTCGAGATGGATCCCGTGCAGCGCAGGCTTGCCCGGGCGTTCACGATCGCCGACCTTCGGGCGATGGCGCAAAAAACTACGCCGAAGGCGGTATTCAACTACACGGACGGCGCCGCCGAGGAGGAGATCACCATCGCCCGGTGCCGACAGGCCTACCGGGACGTGGAGTTCTCCCCCGCTGTCCTGCGCGACGTCTCGGACCCGGACCCGTCCACCGAACTCCTGGGCCGGACCATCGACTTCCCCCTGGTCCTGGCACCCACCGGATATACGAGGATGATGCACAACGACGGCGAGAAGGCCGTGGCCCGGGTCGCCGCCAGGAACAACGTCCCTTACACGCTTTCAACCGTCGGCACCACCACCGTGGAGGACCTTGCCAAAGCGGTGCCGGACGGGAACAACTGGTTCCAGCTCTACATCGCCAAGGACAGGAGCAAGACCGAGGGCCTTCTGGAACGTGTGCTGGCCAGCGGCTACGAGGTACTGATGGTCACCGTCGACACTCAGGTAGGCGGTTCCCGGGTCAGGGAGCTGCGGGACGGCTTGACCATCCCGCCTACGCTGTCGCCAAAGACCTTTGCGGACATGGCCCTGCACCCGTCCTGGTGGTTCGACAAGCTCACCACCCCGCCCATCGAGTTCGCATCACTGCGCGGCTTCGGCGGAAACTCGGCGGAGGTGGCGGACCAGGTCTTCGATCCCGCCCTGACGTTCGAGGACATCGAGTGGCTGCGGCGGGTATGGCCGCACAAACTGCTCGTCAAGGGCATCCAGACCGTCAGGGATGCCGAACGGGTAGTGAAGTTGGGCTGCGACGGCGTTGTCCTCTCCAACCACGGCGGACGGCAGCTTGACCGCTCGCCCACCATCCTTCGGATCCTCCCCCAGGTCCGGGAAGCCCTGGGGGCCGGGCCCACGGTGCTGATCGACAGTGGGATCATGTCCGGCAGCGACATCCTCGCCGCCGTGGGCCTCGGCGCGGATGCTGCGATGGTGGGCCGGGCCTACCTCTATGGCCTGATGGCCGGCGGCGAGCGCGGTGCCGCCCACGCCGTGAAGATCCTGCGCTCACAGTACGTACGGTCCATGCAGTTGCTGGGCGTCAAGTCCACGGCCGGCATTTCGGGCGATCATGTGGCACTGGCCGGCTGA
- a CDS encoding MFS transporter: MSTVPGSAAPRSERLVLRSAQDVTDLINSGKLQKGKSFAITLIALGGIFLDAYDFTSVAFGLPYIAKDFALTPEMLALVSASIMVGALLGSVFGGYFVDKLGRFKVFMADMVFFVVAAIACALAPDVWTLIIARFIMGVGIGVDFPVAFSFLAEYASRKKKGGTVSLWQPMWYIAVASTFALLIPVYFLFQNMHWSENQMWRIVVGFGAVPAILIMIFRQKYMAESPSWAAQNLGLHEAAKILKRTYNVDAEVAPDAVDPRAERKQFQMTLTQAWGKLVGKKYRGRTVLSAVINAGQSMEYYAVGFFVGQIVLAMLHTQNVMTNIVSSLILNLCFGVTGGFIGARLSGKIGPRKLSLLGFCGTFVCMVIAGSLSNVQGAWSFVGALVIGLLIFCHAAGPGAQGMTMATMSYPTSLRGAGTGFTQIGIRLGAIAGLVFWPLATAAWGTRALLVLAAVPAIAIVVILVNKWDPHGRDIDAEDYEAEVPAVLSGNR, encoded by the coding sequence ATGTCAACAGTGCCCGGTTCTGCTGCCCCCCGCAGCGAACGGCTTGTCCTGCGCTCGGCGCAGGACGTCACCGACCTCATCAACAGCGGGAAGCTCCAAAAGGGCAAATCCTTCGCGATCACCCTCATCGCCCTGGGCGGCATCTTCCTGGATGCCTACGACTTCACGTCAGTAGCCTTCGGCCTGCCGTACATCGCCAAAGACTTCGCCTTGACGCCCGAAATGCTGGCCCTCGTGTCGGCGTCCATCATGGTGGGCGCCCTCCTCGGATCGGTATTCGGCGGCTACTTCGTGGACAAGCTCGGCCGCTTCAAGGTCTTCATGGCTGACATGGTCTTCTTCGTCGTGGCCGCGATCGCCTGCGCACTGGCTCCGGACGTGTGGACCCTCATCATTGCCCGCTTCATCATGGGCGTGGGCATCGGCGTCGACTTCCCGGTGGCCTTCAGCTTCCTTGCCGAATACGCCTCACGGAAGAAGAAGGGCGGCACCGTCTCCCTCTGGCAGCCCATGTGGTACATCGCCGTCGCGTCCACCTTCGCGCTGCTGATACCCGTGTACTTCCTTTTCCAGAACATGCACTGGTCGGAAAACCAGATGTGGCGGATCGTGGTGGGCTTCGGTGCCGTCCCCGCCATCCTAATCATGATCTTCCGCCAGAAGTACATGGCGGAATCCCCGTCCTGGGCCGCGCAAAACCTTGGACTCCATGAAGCTGCCAAGATCCTCAAGCGCACCTACAACGTGGACGCCGAGGTGGCTCCGGACGCTGTTGACCCCCGCGCCGAACGCAAGCAGTTCCAGATGACCCTGACCCAGGCCTGGGGCAAGCTCGTCGGCAAGAAGTACCGGGGCCGCACCGTCCTGTCTGCCGTCATCAACGCCGGCCAGTCCATGGAGTACTACGCTGTCGGCTTCTTCGTCGGCCAGATCGTGCTCGCAATGCTGCACACCCAGAACGTCATGACCAACATCGTTTCCTCGCTCATCCTCAACCTCTGCTTCGGTGTCACGGGCGGCTTCATCGGTGCCCGGCTCTCGGGCAAGATCGGCCCGCGCAAGCTTTCGCTGCTGGGGTTCTGCGGCACCTTCGTCTGCATGGTGATTGCCGGCAGCCTCAGCAACGTCCAGGGTGCCTGGTCCTTCGTGGGTGCCCTCGTCATCGGCCTGCTGATCTTCTGCCACGCAGCTGGCCCCGGGGCCCAGGGAATGACCATGGCCACCATGTCCTACCCGACGTCCCTGCGCGGAGCCGGTACCGGATTCACCCAGATCGGCATCCGGCTCGGAGCGATCGCCGGCCTGGTGTTCTGGCCCCTGGCCACGGCAGCCTGGGGAACCAGGGCGCTGCTGGTACTCGCAGCTGTTCCCGCCATCGCCATCGTGGTGATCCTGGTCAACAAGTGGGACCCGCACGGCCGGGACATCGACGCCGAGGACTACGAGGCTGAGGTCCCCGCCGTCCTGAGCGGCAACCGCTGA
- a CDS encoding dihydrodipicolinate synthase family protein yields MSAITGVMPVAPTIFTDDEELDLDGQRRVLDYLMDGKSDAVCILANYSEQFSLTDAEREAVLRTTMEHLDGRMPVCVTTSHFSSRIARERSLHAQELGAEMVMLMPPFFGATMKVDDEAVVEYFKRVADGLDVDIMIQDAPMSTTPLSVGLLARIAREVPQVKYAKIEMPQAADKLRALRAAAGPALPGLFDGEEAITLIPDLEAGAQGTMSSCMVPDQLGRIVRDFHAGERGQAIHAWEDLLPFIHFENRQCGLRATKVLMKEGKIIASDKTRQPVGELNPDTRAQLVEMAKRKDPLILRWA; encoded by the coding sequence ATGAGTGCCATCACTGGCGTCATGCCGGTAGCGCCCACCATTTTCACCGACGACGAGGAGCTGGACCTTGACGGCCAGCGCCGGGTGCTGGACTACCTGATGGACGGCAAGTCCGACGCCGTCTGCATCCTGGCCAACTACTCCGAGCAGTTCTCACTGACGGATGCGGAACGCGAGGCAGTGCTCCGGACCACCATGGAGCACCTGGATGGGCGGATGCCGGTCTGCGTCACCACCAGCCACTTCAGCTCACGGATCGCCCGGGAACGCAGCCTGCATGCGCAGGAGCTCGGCGCGGAAATGGTCATGCTGATGCCCCCGTTCTTCGGCGCCACTATGAAAGTGGACGACGAGGCGGTGGTGGAATACTTCAAGCGCGTGGCTGACGGCCTTGACGTGGACATCATGATCCAGGACGCGCCCATGAGCACCACCCCCCTTTCCGTGGGACTCCTGGCCCGCATTGCGCGGGAGGTTCCGCAGGTGAAGTACGCCAAAATCGAGATGCCCCAGGCGGCGGACAAGCTGCGCGCGCTCCGCGCCGCAGCCGGGCCCGCCCTTCCCGGACTGTTCGACGGCGAGGAGGCCATTACGCTCATCCCCGATCTGGAAGCCGGCGCCCAGGGCACAATGAGCAGCTGCATGGTGCCGGACCAGCTGGGCAGGATCGTGCGGGATTTCCACGCAGGGGAACGGGGCCAGGCCATCCATGCCTGGGAGGACCTGCTTCCGTTCATCCATTTCGAGAACCGGCAGTGCGGCCTGCGCGCGACGAAAGTCCTGATGAAGGAGGGCAAGATTATCGCCAGCGACAAGACGCGGCAACCGGTGGGGGAGCTGAATCCGGACACCAGGGCGCAGCTGGTGGAAATGGCCAAACGCAAGGATCCCTTGATTCTCCGCTGGGCATGA
- a CDS encoding C-terminal binding protein — MVRILITDYEFESISQEQAVADANGVVLERANCGTEDDVLKAAAEADGLIVQYAPITERVLRNLPRLKAVSRYGVGVDTVDVQAATECGVAVSNVPDYGVEDVSDHAIALALTLARGIPDLDRGVRSGRNLLDSVKPLRRFSSQTFGVIGLGLIGAATAAKAKALGFRALGYDPLHAPGTTTKEGVEVVSFEDLLAASDVVSLHVPLNKHTHHLINAGTLEQFKDGATIVNTCRGGVIDTEALIDALKTGRIRAAGLDVFEEEPLPLNGALLDLDRVVLTPHTAWYTEESSDELKRRTAENVVDACLGRRPRNIVNPEVLN, encoded by the coding sequence ATGGTGCGCATACTGATCACGGACTACGAATTTGAGTCGATAAGCCAGGAGCAGGCCGTGGCGGACGCCAACGGCGTGGTGCTGGAACGGGCCAACTGCGGGACCGAGGACGACGTCCTGAAGGCTGCGGCGGAGGCGGATGGGCTCATTGTCCAGTACGCCCCCATCACCGAACGGGTGCTTCGAAACCTGCCCCGCCTGAAAGCTGTCAGCCGTTACGGGGTGGGTGTGGACACTGTTGACGTGCAGGCCGCCACGGAATGCGGGGTCGCCGTGTCCAACGTGCCCGATTACGGCGTGGAGGACGTCAGCGACCATGCGATTGCCCTTGCCCTGACGCTGGCGCGGGGCATCCCGGACCTGGACCGGGGAGTCCGGTCCGGGCGGAACCTCCTCGACTCGGTCAAACCGCTCCGCCGTTTTTCCTCGCAGACGTTCGGCGTCATCGGGCTGGGACTCATTGGCGCGGCAACAGCAGCCAAGGCCAAGGCCCTCGGGTTCCGCGCCCTGGGGTACGATCCCCTCCACGCCCCGGGGACCACCACCAAGGAAGGCGTCGAAGTGGTTTCCTTTGAGGACCTCCTGGCCGCGTCCGACGTCGTATCTTTGCACGTGCCGTTGAACAAGCACACGCACCATTTGATCAACGCAGGCACCTTGGAGCAGTTCAAGGACGGCGCCACCATCGTCAACACCTGCCGCGGCGGGGTGATTGATACCGAGGCGCTCATTGACGCGCTGAAGACCGGAAGGATCCGGGCTGCCGGCCTGGACGTTTTTGAGGAAGAACCCCTTCCGCTTAACGGTGCGTTGCTGGATCTCGACCGGGTGGTGCTTACACCGCACACCGCCTGGTACACGGAGGAATCAAGCGACGAGCTTAAGCGGCGTACCGCTGAGAATGTGGTGGATGCCTGCCTGGGCCGCCGTCCGCGGAACATCGTCAACCCAGAGGTTCTCAACTAG
- a CDS encoding UxaA family hydrolase, translated as MNNPIELVADPQAGVDTGLLVLHPEDNVGTALSKVSAGTRASFNGGDLLCTGEIPGGHKVALRTIEADEPVRKYGQIIGFAGRVIEKGEHVHVHNVAYREFDRAGQAGTALRKTEFVPENERATFQGYRRANGSVGTRNYVGILTSVNCSATAAKLIASRIENSGVLDGYPNVDGVVALTHSSGCGTGGEGNYGFEVLQRTLHGYANHPNFASILVLGLGCEVNQIAGLTAGWSLGPDKSVSTMTIQAQGGTRATVAEGVRRIEELLPEINKAQRTPVPASELILAMECGGSDAFSGITANPALGAAADILIRHGGTAVFGETTEIYGAEHLLTSRAESQRTADKLIERVRWWEQHVAVDGSSINNNPSPGNKAGGLTTILEKSLGAVAKGGTTNLVDVVEYAEPITAHGLVFMDTPGYDPVNATGLIAGGAQVLAFTTGRGSAFGCKPTPSIKLATNTPLYDRMRDDIDVNCGAVADGKLTIEDMGQQIFDLILRVASGEETKSEQLGYGDNEFVPWQLSTVL; from the coding sequence ATGAACAATCCCATTGAATTGGTCGCGGATCCCCAGGCCGGCGTGGATACCGGACTGTTGGTCCTGCATCCCGAGGACAATGTGGGCACTGCCCTCAGCAAGGTTTCCGCCGGAACCCGCGCGTCCTTCAACGGTGGCGACCTGCTGTGCACGGGGGAGATTCCCGGCGGCCACAAGGTGGCATTGCGTACCATCGAGGCTGATGAACCGGTCAGGAAATACGGCCAAATCATCGGCTTTGCTGGGCGCGTGATTGAGAAGGGCGAACATGTTCATGTCCACAACGTCGCTTACCGCGAATTCGACCGCGCCGGCCAGGCTGGGACTGCCTTGCGGAAGACGGAGTTCGTGCCCGAGAACGAGCGCGCAACCTTCCAGGGGTACCGGCGGGCCAACGGCTCCGTCGGTACACGCAACTACGTGGGCATCCTGACCTCGGTCAACTGCTCAGCGACGGCGGCGAAACTGATCGCTTCCCGGATCGAAAACAGCGGTGTCCTGGACGGGTATCCCAACGTCGACGGCGTGGTGGCGCTGACGCATTCCTCCGGATGCGGCACGGGCGGCGAAGGCAACTACGGCTTCGAGGTCCTGCAGCGGACCCTCCACGGTTATGCAAACCACCCGAACTTCGCCAGCATCCTGGTGCTGGGCCTCGGTTGCGAAGTAAACCAGATTGCCGGCCTGACCGCCGGCTGGTCCCTGGGCCCGGACAAATCGGTTTCGACCATGACCATCCAGGCGCAGGGCGGCACCCGGGCCACGGTGGCTGAAGGGGTGCGGCGGATCGAGGAACTCCTTCCCGAAATCAACAAGGCACAGCGGACCCCGGTTCCGGCGTCGGAACTCATCCTCGCCATGGAGTGCGGTGGTTCCGATGCTTTCTCCGGCATCACGGCCAATCCGGCCCTGGGCGCTGCGGCGGACATCCTCATCAGGCACGGCGGCACCGCAGTATTTGGTGAAACCACGGAAATCTATGGCGCGGAGCATCTGCTCACGTCACGCGCGGAGTCCCAACGTACCGCGGACAAGCTCATTGAACGCGTCCGCTGGTGGGAACAACATGTTGCCGTGGACGGATCATCCATCAACAACAATCCGTCCCCCGGGAACAAAGCCGGCGGACTCACCACCATCCTGGAAAAGTCCCTCGGGGCGGTGGCGAAGGGCGGAACCACAAACCTGGTTGACGTCGTGGAGTACGCCGAACCGATTACCGCGCACGGCCTCGTTTTCATGGATACGCCGGGCTATGACCCGGTCAACGCCACCGGCCTGATTGCCGGTGGCGCGCAGGTCCTCGCCTTCACCACCGGCCGTGGTTCCGCCTTTGGCTGCAAGCCCACGCCGAGCATCAAGCTCGCGACGAACACGCCGCTTTACGATCGCATGCGGGACGACATCGATGTGAACTGCGGAGCGGTGGCCGACGGCAAGCTGACCATCGAGGACATGGGGCAGCAGATCTTCGACCTCATCCTCAGGGTCGCTTCGGGCGAGGAAACCAAGAGCGAACAACTGGGGTACGGGGACAACGAATTCGTCCCTTGGCAACTCTCCACTGTTCTCTGA
- a CDS encoding DMT family transporter: MIQAAAVSALTSYHWLGIPIAAAGAVLLALGTLFQHRAVGDQPTASGRPAGSMGGGRLHALVRKPAWLAGTAMLGAAILLQLTSLRFSPLIVVQPIGAVALVVTTLATARMNHRRPGRRALTAVALCVGGVAVFVAVAALSAEDVEISDRHLVTILIVLAVVLACVAAAYLMWRHRSHAVVFTAGAGILFGFVAALAKTVIGRLFQGDFEWLSLTCLAGLVVAGLAGSFLVQNAHSRGTPELVVAGLTVIDPLVAVAIGITILREADAAPPLAIVLFLLSGATAVAGVILLATVKKPVITG, translated from the coding sequence ATGATCCAGGCTGCGGCTGTTTCCGCACTGACGTCCTACCACTGGCTGGGGATTCCCATCGCAGCGGCCGGCGCCGTCCTGCTCGCCCTGGGAACGCTGTTCCAGCACAGGGCCGTGGGAGACCAGCCGACTGCGTCCGGACGCCCGGCCGGCAGCATGGGCGGTGGACGCCTTCACGCCCTGGTCCGGAAACCGGCATGGCTGGCCGGGACGGCGATGCTGGGCGCTGCCATCCTGCTCCAGCTCACCAGCCTCCGGTTCTCGCCCCTGATCGTGGTGCAGCCCATCGGCGCCGTAGCCCTGGTGGTGACCACACTCGCCACCGCCCGCATGAACCACAGGCGGCCCGGACGCCGGGCCCTCACCGCCGTCGCGCTTTGTGTTGGCGGCGTGGCGGTGTTCGTGGCCGTTGCTGCGCTGTCCGCGGAGGACGTGGAAATCAGCGACCGGCACCTGGTCACCATCCTGATTGTCCTCGCCGTGGTCCTGGCCTGCGTCGCCGCGGCCTACCTGATGTGGCGGCACCGCTCACACGCCGTGGTCTTCACCGCCGGCGCCGGGATCCTGTTCGGGTTTGTCGCGGCGCTGGCAAAGACCGTAATAGGCCGGCTGTTCCAGGGCGACTTCGAATGGCTGTCCCTGACATGCCTGGCGGGGCTTGTCGTTGCCGGGCTCGCCGGGAGCTTCCTGGTCCAGAACGCGCACAGCCGGGGAACGCCCGAACTCGTGGTCGCCGGCCTGACCGTCATCGACCCGCTGGTTGCCGTCGCCATCGGCATCACCATCCTGCGCGAGGCGGATGCAGCACCGCCGCTGGCGATTGTCCTGTTCCTTCTGTCGGGAGCCACCGCCGTTGCCGGCGTCATTTTGCTGGCCACGGTCAAGAAGCCAGTCATAACGGGATAG
- a CDS encoding FAD-dependent oxidoreductase gives MKAIVVGAGIAGLVAARQLALAGWDVEVLEKSRAPRPDGYMMDFFGPGVEASERIGLYSRLAKAAYHIQSADYVDTEGRTTCSIDYLRFSKLAGGKVLSLLRPDMETAALAALEDVAGRVRVRYGARVVNARTDGDGAHVVVEDGQEMSGDALIGADGIHSEVRAGVFGPERDYLRPLGMRAAAFIVTDPALNARFRDRFILTDTLNRMAGLYGIRQDEVAAFLVYRDAVSPGQEAVTARQRLRNEFAGLGDAVDRLLDLCPAHPYDDTVAQVVMPRWHTDRTVLVGDACGAVSLLAGQGGSLAIAGAALLGDVLGPVTTPSGIGAALARFEQQWRPAVELAQKSGRRTAATFLPRNSTQRLLRRWVIRATRLPGVDRLVAHQILRSIAK, from the coding sequence ATGAAGGCCATCGTGGTCGGCGCCGGCATCGCCGGACTCGTCGCAGCCCGCCAACTCGCCCTGGCCGGTTGGGACGTTGAGGTGCTGGAAAAGTCCCGGGCGCCGCGGCCGGACGGCTACATGATGGACTTCTTCGGCCCGGGGGTGGAGGCGTCGGAGCGGATCGGGCTGTACTCCCGGCTGGCAAAAGCGGCCTACCACATCCAGTCCGCCGACTACGTGGACACCGAAGGCCGCACCACCTGCAGCATCGACTACCTCCGGTTCTCCAAGCTGGCCGGCGGGAAAGTCCTGAGCCTGCTGCGCCCGGACATGGAGACAGCGGCCCTGGCTGCGCTGGAAGATGTGGCCGGCAGAGTGCGGGTGCGTTACGGGGCACGGGTGGTCAATGCGCGCACCGACGGGGATGGCGCGCACGTTGTGGTCGAGGACGGCCAGGAAATGAGCGGCGATGCGCTGATCGGTGCCGACGGCATCCATTCAGAGGTGCGCGCCGGCGTCTTCGGGCCCGAAAGGGACTACCTCCGGCCACTTGGTATGCGGGCCGCGGCGTTCATCGTCACTGATCCGGCCCTGAATGCGCGCTTCCGGGACCGGTTCATCCTCACCGACACGCTCAACCGGATGGCCGGACTGTACGGCATCCGCCAGGACGAGGTGGCTGCCTTCCTGGTCTACCGGGACGCCGTGTCACCGGGGCAAGAGGCAGTAACGGCCCGCCAGCGGCTCCGCAACGAGTTCGCCGGCCTGGGGGATGCGGTGGACAGGCTCCTTGACCTGTGCCCCGCGCATCCTTATGACGACACCGTGGCGCAGGTGGTCATGCCCCGCTGGCACACGGACCGCACAGTCCTGGTGGGTGACGCCTGCGGCGCCGTGTCGCTGCTGGCGGGCCAAGGCGGTTCGCTGGCCATCGCCGGGGCCGCGCTGCTCGGTGACGTCCTGGGACCGGTCACCACGCCCAGTGGCATCGGCGCGGCGTTGGCGCGCTTCGAGCAGCAGTGGCGCCCCGCGGTGGAGCTGGCGCAAAAGTCGGGACGGCGGACCGCGGCGACGTTCCTGCCCAGGAACAGCACCCAGCGCTTGCTGCGCAGGTGGGTCATCCGCGCAACCCGGCTTCCCGGCGTCGACCGCCTGGTGGCACACCAAATCCTGCGCAGCATCGCCAAGTAG
- a CDS encoding DUF4193 domain-containing protein, with protein sequence MAADYDELRTDVKETQERSLEDLKSANAPDARSVVRELDAPDDADALGIPGGEIVAEELTVVVVPVAEDEFTCHSCFLVRHRSQIAREKDGHLYCTECEG encoded by the coding sequence ATGGCTGCTGACTACGACGAACTGCGGACCGACGTCAAGGAAACACAGGAACGTTCGCTTGAGGACCTCAAATCCGCCAACGCCCCGGACGCCCGCAGCGTGGTCCGGGAGCTGGATGCCCCTGATGATGCCGACGCACTCGGCATCCCCGGAGGCGAAATCGTGGCCGAGGAACTCACGGTAGTGGTGGTGCCCGTAGCCGAGGACGAGTTCACGTGCCACTCCTGCTTCCTGGTCCGGCACCGTTCGCAGATCGCCAGGGAAAAAGACGGGCACCTGTACTGCACCGAGTGCGAAGGCTGA
- a CDS encoding S1C family serine protease → MKSFRLCAAAGVSAAALALAGCTGSPGPAPSSTAASPGESGPAASQAGGGGLPAVPGVVKEVEPSVVTIRTDIGLGSGVIYHSDGSIVTDAHVVEDQQKNPFKKVQVQFADGSQSEGTLVGVDDVTDVAVLKVDRTGLPAARFASSAPEVGSMTVVIGSPLGLEETVTAGIVSGLHRNMPPSKESPHGAIDLLQTDAPISPGNSGGAVAESSGQVIGLSEAYLPPSSGAVAIGFVTPSSTVTDVADQLLASGSVKHAALGVVPTDITPQLAQRFSLPTTAGALVVDVSHGSPAEQAGMKPGDIITKFAGSAVGNVTDLLAALRKQDPGQQVEVVVERGSTSQSLRVTLGNLGDQP, encoded by the coding sequence ATGAAATCTTTCAGGCTCTGTGCGGCGGCAGGGGTGAGCGCAGCAGCGCTTGCGCTGGCGGGTTGCACCGGCAGCCCCGGCCCGGCCCCCAGTTCCACCGCGGCATCACCGGGCGAATCAGGACCGGCAGCCAGCCAGGCCGGCGGCGGAGGCCTTCCTGCCGTGCCAGGGGTGGTCAAGGAGGTTGAGCCCTCCGTCGTTACGATCCGGACAGACATCGGCCTGGGCAGCGGCGTTATTTATCACAGCGACGGTTCTATCGTCACGGATGCCCACGTGGTGGAGGACCAGCAAAAGAACCCCTTCAAGAAAGTCCAGGTCCAGTTCGCGGACGGCTCCCAGTCCGAAGGTACCCTCGTGGGAGTAGACGATGTCACCGATGTCGCCGTTCTGAAAGTTGACCGAACCGGCCTCCCGGCCGCACGATTCGCATCATCGGCCCCGGAGGTGGGCTCGATGACGGTGGTGATCGGCAGCCCCCTGGGACTGGAGGAAACGGTCACCGCCGGAATTGTTTCCGGCCTCCACCGGAACATGCCGCCGTCCAAGGAATCCCCCCATGGAGCCATCGACCTGCTCCAGACCGACGCCCCGATCTCTCCGGGCAACTCCGGCGGCGCCGTGGCTGAGTCCAGCGGACAAGTCATCGGACTCTCCGAGGCTTACCTGCCGCCCAGTTCAGGAGCGGTGGCCATCGGCTTCGTGACGCCATCGTCGACCGTCACCGACGTCGCAGACCAACTGCTGGCGAGCGGTTCGGTAAAGCACGCGGCCCTTGGCGTGGTGCCGACGGACATCACCCCGCAACTTGCCCAGCGGTTCTCGTTGCCCACCACGGCGGGAGCCCTGGTGGTCGACGTGTCGCACGGCAGCCCGGCCGAGCAGGCAGGCATGAAGCCAGGCGACATCATCACCAAATTCGCTGGCTCGGCCGTCGGAAACGTAACGGACCTGCTCGCAGCCCTCAGGAAGCAGGACCCAGGCCAGCAGGTGGAGGTGGTGGTGGAGCGCGGCAGTACGTCCCAAAGCCTGCGGGTCACACTCGGAAACCTGGGCGACCAGCCCTGA